Sequence from the Mixophyes fleayi isolate aMixFle1 chromosome 4, aMixFle1.hap1, whole genome shotgun sequence genome:
ccaactgacagcatgtgaatcggcagcattaccctcccaggaatttcatttttaccctatttggggtaatttacccctgttccctgaccactggtgtaGACAGTTTAACAAAGATTGAGAATGTAAGAAGAGCTTCTGAATTATTGTGGTGGAACCAGAGGCTCGATAGGTTTAAAGACGAACCACGTAGACCACCAATTTCATCAAGAGATGATGGAGAACACGGGCACAAAAAGAGATTAACACCACATGAAATGGGGACGAGACTGCAGCCTTATATAGTGTTAGAGACATTGAATTTCTTACTAGCAATCCTTTCTATCCTGAACAATTCATTATTTCATACATCACATCTACGGATCTTCAAACATTTTACTTTACATCCGATGTCTTTAGATCCCATGCTCATGATTAGAAGACTGATTTAAATATAAGAGTGAAGCCCTAAGCATTAGTTTTGTATTTAATCTCTCTCTCCCGTTCCGTCACCAGAACAAGGAGAAGGTAGACAAACTAAGGGCCCAGGCTGAACAGTTCTGCTCACGGTTGGGCCGGTACCGTATGCCCTTCGCCTGGACGGCCATTCATCTCATGAACATCGTCAACAGCATGGCGACGGCCGAGCGGGACTCTGACTCTGACTCTGGTAACCGAAAATGGTGGGGGGAGACAGCTGTAGGTTTTGTAAGGGGTTGCTGAGAGGCAAAAccgggcagggccatcttttccattgggcaagataggcaggtgcccggggccccACAGATAAGGGGGgcccatatgcagggctcttaatcagaataaataaccctgcaaaagaaaaaacatgcaaaaaaaaaccttcaagggtcactgagtaagtacatctatctatctctatatatctatatctgtatctctctctttatttatatatacaatctctctctctctctctctgtatatatgtatatatatatatatatatatatatctctatatctctatatatgtaggggccccggtgcactgctttgcccgggtgcccataatgttgttaagatggccctgaaacCGGGAGAGTTTAGAAGATGTGGAAGATGTTGTAGGGATGAGGGGGACCAAGAGGAGCATTTTAGTTGGTGGAGAGGAGAAGACAGAAAGGGCCAGTAAATGACAGACACAACATTATTCAGGTTTATAAACCATGTTTGTTGAGATTTATAGTTGGTCAGACAGTGGTGTCTTGAAGATAGGTCAGTCTGTTCCAGTAACAGATGTGAGCAGTATTGTGACTGTACTTATCTCCCTCTCCCTGGCACAGAACGGAAGGGCACATGGAATGAGAGGAAGAGGAAAGCCTTGGAGAGGCTGAGTGTGGCGGATGAAGTGTGTGGTTTTAACTCTTTCCGACCAGCTACTCTCACAGTCACCAACTTCTTCAAACAGGTTGGTACCATGCGGTTAATGAAATGTCAGAAGGCTCAAGTGGGAGAGTGGAGATAATCGTGAATATTCTTTTCTCTTCTCGGTTGAGTTGGGTGTTGGTATTAGAGGGGAAGGTGTAGATTAGAGTTAACGTGACTGTAATGGTGTCTTGTACAGGAAGGAGACCGCCTGAGTGATGAAGATCTCTACAAGTTCTTGGCTGATATGAAAAGACCGTCGTCTGTTCTACGAAGGCTGCGGCCGGTAACAGGTACTGACGTTACACTGGGGGTCATAGTGCAATCGAGGCACACCTCCATTTAACGTGGTTTTACAGCTGACTTTATGCATTTGGGCTACACACAGAACAagacattttctgttttttttttttatttaattggtaACTCCTGATAGGGGGAAGGAATTTGTTTTTGCCACCCCATAGAACTGTATAGGCACCACGCAGCAGCTGTTGTGTGCTTCGTACATGACCTCCATTGTTCTACTTACGTTGCTCACCTAGATGTTATGGGGTAGATTATACAAAAGGAGTAGTgactgtgttgcccatagcaaccaatcagattctagctatcttttacttagtaccttctagGAAATGATCACTAGGatctgactggttgctgtgggcaacatcattttaaatttttttttttttttttttaacattcgtAAATCTACACCCAAATGTCTTGTTCCTGCAGGTATTATGCCATACGTATACTCATCAGGGACCAATTTTATTTCAGGCTTAATGTTACTCCTCAAACACACAGCTCATATCCTGTACAGGGGGTTGGCAACATGTACCCTCTCTTATAACTTTCATTGATtttactgtgatttttttttttttttttcttttcaacctTCAATTTCACAGCGCTATAAAAATTTCtttagtttaaaattaaaatatgtatcaTAATAATAAAGCATAGTTACAAAATCTACGCATTGTTCCTCCATAGCTCAGCTGAAAATTGACGTCTCTCCAGCTCCCGAGACCCCCCAGTTTTGCCTGTCTCCGGAGCTGCGCCATGTCAAGCCGTACCCTGATCCCCGCGTACGTCCCACCAAGGAGATCCTGGAGTTCCCCCCGCGGGAGGTGTTTTCTCCCTACACATCTTACAGGTCAGACGCTGCCCTCATCGCTGAGGCTTTGTAGCTACGCATGTGGTAAAGACCTTGACGGAGAATAGCCACTAATGCTGGTTAGCAGCAAAGTCAAACTTCCAGTCAATTGGACGTGTGTAGTGCTGGCGGCAGAGGAAGATTTGTGGGTCTAGTGATGAAATTTACgttatacataaacatatatcaATAACGTTAAACATTTACACTCTACCAATGTTGAATATAAACAACTGGCTCTTCTCCCTAGAGCCTTCAAATCTTTTCATATACCGCTGTGCACGGGCCTCTGTTTATACAGCTTCTACTTATACCTTAACCATTTCTacttgtaacatagtaacatagttgatgaggttgaaaaaagacaccagtccatcaagttcaacctattttggatctcctgcgatcctgcacttatatttgaaattaatccagagtaagcaaccgcccatctgtttcatttgtgaaaatccccccagacccaatattgcagtcctatttttacccctTATCCaccactatccttcattttaaattaacggtcgtatccctggatacacctttccgctaaaaatttgtctaaccctttcttaaacatatctattaaatctgccatcacaaccttccctggcaatgaattccatatcttgactgctcttactgtaaagaaccccttcctttgctggttgtgaatttcctctcctctaaccttagggggtgactgcgtgtcctgtgtatagtccttggggtaaagagttcccatgaaagttctctgtattgacccttaatgtatttgtacatagtaatcatatctccccttagacgcctcttttctaaagtaaactggctaacctttcctcataacttaatgactcgcAATGACACTTGTGCTTTAAGATAATTGCCACTTTGCTTGGTATTTACTAATATCTTACTGAATTTACGCTGCCATCTAGGACAAAGGATCGTGAGCCGAATATCCCTGGTCTGGCGTTCTAGTGCATGCTCCAAAACCTTGTGGCTAAACCAGGGGACGGAGTTTACACCTTTAGTATCCAACTGTTTCTTGTGTCTGCACTCTCCCGCACGCTAACTGTCGTACAATGGGTCTACACACCTCAGAGGATCGGTTTAATTATTCTTATTGATTGTGTAAGGTGCAGCGTCTCTCACAACACCGCGCTGAGTTAGAGATACCGGTACAGGACAGTTTAACAATCACGTGAATTTTacaatatacataaaacacaaacaaatgagAGGACAGAGTCATATGCCGCAGCATTCTAATAGTGCAAAGATAGTGTGTACAGTGTCTGTTACCACATAAATACACTTTTATATGTACAtcgtgcttgggggggggggggagagggggattgTAGAGTTAATAACGATAGTTCTGTGCTATGTTTAGCTGACATTGTTCATTATTAGCCGTTGGAAATGTACTAGTATAGTTTGGTGGGATAAACGTTTAAAGGATGACAGCCGGGCTCTGATATCCAAGGCAGCGTGGTTTACTCTACAGCTCCCTTCACGTTGTTCTCCAGGAAGCTCATTAGATCCGTGACTTTAGTCTGTTTATGTCCTGTTCAAGGAGAAAATGTCCTTCTGGGATGATAATCAGCCCTCACCTCCGACCAATAGCAGAAGCCTGTTGAGCAAAGTGGAAATGGGATAGATGGGATTAGTCGTAAAAGTTTAATATATGTTAAGTAGTTTTGGCCGCTTTCATAGAGGCGTTGTTATAAACAAGATGAAGAGCGTTTGCTCTCAATGAATGGAGCGGGTGATAGAATAAATGTAGTTGGCAGGTGTTCCGCTGCCCTGGTCTCGTAGATGTCACGTCTGCCTGATAAGTTCAGCTCTATAGACATTATGCAGGAATGGAACTTACGCGTTTCAGGATATATATCAGTTGTTCCTTCTGCTTTGTCATTTGCTTCTCCTGCCGCATGTGTTCCTGATTGAGCACTTGGAGTATTAGGCCATGCTGGTCAACTCGATCCTGTATTTAAATAACATTGCTGTCACTTTTCCTGAGACCACCAGGAGTAGGCCTCCTAGTACTGAAACCTGTGGAGGAGAGGTCCTAAAAGTGTTTCAAtctcagccccctcttgtcttaGGAAGACAACGGGTCCTGTGTTTCAAAAGGAGGAGTTTTGTGTGTGAGTAGTGAAAATACTAATCTAAactaggcctggccaacctgtggttctccaggtgttgtgaaactacacgtaAGCGCATGTCTTGCCAGTTATCAGCttccagagcatgctgggacttgtagtttcacaacacctggagagccactttGATCATATCTCACGTATACCTAAATTTAAAAACCACGGTCCTCTAATTTCGGGATACAGAACCCCCTCATGTTTTGCGATGTTATATGGTGGGTCTTTAAAGCAGCCCTGTCCTGTGTTTATCAGTAGATATTTGTTATTTGCCCTCCATAACACAGATCTCTTGTGTTCCATCACCTTGTGTTACATGTGCATATTGTTTTGTGGTCCTTTAAAGGCAAATTAtatcttatttataaagtgtaagGGCATAACTGTAAGGCAGCATTGGGGCGCCTACTCTAAATAAATCCCTCATTTTGATCTGTGTCCCCACAAATAGTTATACCAGTATTGTTCATGTATTATTTACCCACAATGCTCCCATATATGGTATATCTGAATTGTATTTTCCCTGTATTGGGAAGATACTGAAGAACTCTCGTACTGAGTATAGCTGCAGCGCTCCCATGGGGGCCATCTTTATTCTCTAAAGGCATCATGGCACAAACAAATAACATGaaacaatgtacagtgctgtgtaaaaaCTTTATAACTAAAACATTATAATGATAGAGAAGAGCGCCCCCCACTGGCCAAAGTGCAGCATACTTGATGAACCTCACCTAGTGTTGCAAATGAATAGTCTGTAGTTTTTCCATCTCTGCTTAATACACTTGCACCATTAGGACCCCTCAACATAAATAAGTAATGTTTTATGTCCTTGtttatatatctgttttttttctgacACAAGCGTAAATAGATACCCCTGAATTAGTTATCGGTCTTCCCTTGCCCCCTAATCCTAGAGTGCCTGGATGAATCTAGAGTTGGCTCAAAATGGGGGAATAAAGATCACACtcttaccttcagaccagggatAATTCCTTCCTGTACTTGCACTCCTTTCTCCAGATCATGAATCCTTCTCTGAAGCTCCACATACCCCCTCCGGATCTCCTGCAGATCTCCCTCTATCCTGTTGGAGGTAGTCCTCCTCTCATGGTCTTCTCTCTGCCAGGGAGGTGGAGAGGAGCAGAacattatattaattataataacttTCCTAAATGAGACGGGGTGGCAGCAACAGATCCCAGGCAGAATAAAGAGAATGCTTTATAGACTGGAgagacaaataaatacattattactcAGACCCACCTCACTGCTTGCACTGttctttacaattattattacatttcttaCCATGACCCATCTATACCCTAAGTTCTCCATCCTCTGTTTTGAGGTGCTTTGATTGTCAGATATCCTATACTTTTTGTTAGGCACTACTTCAATTGGGGTCCCAGGTACCATGCCACCCAGCCATTTGGGGTCCCAGGTACCATGTCACCCAGCCATTTGGGGTCCCAGGTACCATGTCACCCAGCCATTTGGGGTCCCAGGTACCATGTCACCCAGCCATTTGTAATCCCTTAAAATCAGTGGTGTTCACTTTTTTACCTCCATTGTGCTGTTTGTTATATATGCTTTTAATGTCTATGGCCCTGTTGAGTCACTCTCCATAGATAGCAAAAGCCCGCAGAGCCTTCTACATCTACTGACATCATATTGCACACCTACCCCAGCAGAGGGAGTACCCTCATTTTAATGAGTGTAAAATATGTTAATTTACCTGGAGCCTCCCGACCTCCTTATAGAGCCGCCTCCTCTCTTGTCTTGCCTTTGAAATCTTCTCCTGCAGCCTCCCAATGGTCTGCTCTTGCTGGCCTTGCTTACCCACAATCCTGTGCAGTTTCTTAGCGGTGGAGCTGTAAGTGTCTCTCATCGCCTGCCCCAGTTGCAGCGTCCCATACACCAGCACGTCCACCTCTTCCTGCAGGGCTGGCTTCGTCTGCTCATCTCCCAGGCAGAGTGGCAGTGCCAGGAGGAGCAGGACAAGCATTGCTCTGGATATCGATTTCTGACAGAGTGAGGATTCTGATAGAGCAGGTATCCCGGATAAAGGGACACGGGCAGTGGGTGTGTGTGAGGAGGGGCTGGGTTGTGTAAGATGGATTGGAAATTACAACAGGTGCTgcaagagagggagggagactgTCTCATTCATATATCTACGTGCATTATTATAGATATTGTACTTTGTGGACATAGTGTCTTTTTTGTTACTTTATCAGTAATGTTATTCTTTGCCCTATTATGTACATTTTCTGTTCTTCCGTTCTATCAGTTTGTTGTCCTCTCCGTCACTCTTTCTTGGTTTCATTTCTATAATGAAACAGGTCAGACTATTACATTAGCTCAGTCATCTGTCCCTGTCGTCTGCTGACTCTGCCAGGTAAACACGGGTGACCTTGCCCTGAGGTTGTACAGAGGGAAAGCTGTCTGCTTTCTTCCCATTGGCTGGTGCAGGTGATCCCACTTTATGCTGAGGGTCAGCGGCCAGCGCTGGGAATAGCCTCTGGTGCTGCCAGACCTACAAGTACCATTAGGCAATCTGTGCAGGGCCCATCCCTGTATAAAATAAGCTGCCATTTCTAAAACACTTGTGAAATGGATTTATCAGCCCAACGTACATTTGCATCGGAGCCTTTAAAAATAGCAAGTAAATATTTGTCTTTCCTATCCTGTCATCTCATCCTAATCTATGATTGCAGCAGCAATGCTTATTTCCAAAGGACGATAATGCCTGCTAATGCTTAGTTGCATACTGAGACCAcaggaaataataaatataaatatatatatatatatatatatatatatatatatatatatatatatatatatatatatatatatatatataaagacaaaGTTCCCTACTTTCTAGTTGTGGGCCCCGCCCCCAGACAACAGGCCACGCCTCCTGAGCAGACATTGCCGGTAGTATGTTCGAGTCTATGGCTCTGGGCtggccacacacatacacacacgtatatacagtataatattgcTAGTTTCTTCTAAATAAGATGTTAATACTTTTCTCTTAATAATAGAGCAAATAAACATATAGTTATTATTAAGGTAATGTATACCTTCATTTCGGTCCTTTTTGAGGCTGTTAGATGTGGCCAGCGGGATTATACTCCAACTACATCCTATTATCTATAGGATAGGTGGATCAGAACAGACACTCGTTTTAAGCTGGCTTTTTGGTGTAGCGTTGAGTTGCTCTTTTGAATTATTGGGATTTCCAGAGTGTATTTGACCCCTACAGTTTAATGGATGCTCCTGTGTAGTGAAAAGTGTCtacttacctctctctctccccacagGAACCTTCTGTATGTTTATCCACGAGGCCTTAACTTCAGCAGCCGCCAGGGTTCAATGAGAAACATCGCTGTAAAGATTCAGTTCATGGCTGGAGAGGACCCCAACCAAGCCTTACCGGTGAGAGTAGGGGGGGAGCGTTGGTGTTTAGTCACCGACTGAATGGGGAGGAGTCAAGAATTGGTGATTGAGGTTTTGGTgaaccgtatatatatatatgtgtatatatatatgtgtatatatatatatatgtatgtgtgtgtaaccgTGAGATCCTGTGTCCTTGTATGCAGGTGATATTTGGCAAATCCAGCTGCAGCGAGTTCTTCAGTGAGAGTTGTACAGCTGTCGTGTATCATAATAAGTAAGTCCAGTTGTGTCACCAAGTCACTATCTTGTTGTAACCATTTATATAACCTGTATTATACACACGTGCTTGGCCCAATCCATCAGTGACATACGAGCCTTATTACTTATCATACTGCTGGAACCCCCTGTCCCACTCTTATCCCAGAACTAGTACCGGGGCCAGGGAGCCAGGATCTCTCCTGAATAGTGCTGCCGTCCTCATTTGTAGTGGAGACTACTGGAGGCCTAGTGGTCCTACACACTAGCCTAAAATAGTAGACATTTGATGGAAGTGGGCATACAATCTGGAAATGGCTTTGTTTTGGTCCTCAAGTTGGGTTCCTCTTCTCCTTGGTGCTACTACACAGTCTCCAGCAGAGGTCCATCGTTCAAATGAGTGCTGGAGACTGCTTGTACCATCTTGTGAAGGGTGAATGACCCAGGGGAGAAGCCTTAAACTAACAGTAAGGGGTGCAAGTCAGCTGACTTCTAAATTCCTTTAGCTTCACACTGCTATAATCAGGCctatctctctcttttctctcatTCCTTACTGTCTGgtttatttttgtgtgtaatgATCTTCTGTCTCGATTCTCTCTCAGATCTCCAGAGTTCTATGaagaatataaaatgaaaattcCAGGAAATATGACAGAAAACCATCACTTACTCTTCACCTTCTACCACGTGAGCTGCCGGCAGAACCAGGCTTCCACCTTGGAGACTCCTGCGGGATATACAGTGAGTGTGGCCTTTAACTAGATATTGTTTTAGCACTGTAtaatttggtggcgctatataaataataatatatgcaccATAACCATGTTGTATAACTTGACAGAGGTTGTTCTTCAAGAAGCCCTCATGTATCACAACTGCTATCTCGATTATAATTGTAGCTGTAATTCCTTGTGGGTAATGTCCTTAAGAACATTAGTTTATAACCCAAGTTACACAAAAGATAAATGTTAAAGTCACATAGTGACAGAGTGGAATCCAGCAATTGATCCAGAATCTTGGCGGCCTCCTGTGGTTGCGGAATCTTGGCGGCCTCCTGTGGTTGCGGAATCTTGGCGGCCTCCTGTGGTTGCGGAATCTTGGCGGCCTCCTGTGGTTGCGGAATCTTGGCCTCCTGTGGTTAAGAAAGCCAAAACTTTTCAGCTCACCCCACATCTTGAAATGACCAGCAATTGCTATTTCACTTCACTGTTTAGACCTCCCTTGAGTCCTACCCTTAAAAAAATGTAACCCAACACCGAGGCTTATATTTCTCTCTTACAGTGGATTCCGTTGATGCAACATGGCAGACTGCGAACTGGCTCCTTCTCTCTCCCTGTATCTGTGGAGAAACCGCCGCCCAGCTACTCTGTACTGACCCCTGATGTGAGTATACTGATGGCAAAATGGTCAAAATATCTTATTGGTTAAATTAATGAAATCAGAATATGTGggagaaaaatattattattattattattattattattattattattattattgttattatattctgTAGCTTTTCAGAGCAGTGTAGTCTGTAAAATAGAATCTGCTGCTTTGCTGCCAACATAGTCACAGGTACCAGTATGAGCTTTTGTTGTGTTTtagctataaataaataaattgttcttgaaCATTCTGGTTGAAATGGAAAGATGTTATAAAAATCTTTGCAAATACTGGATGGTCGATGGTGTTGATTGGTCTATTCACCATTTATTGATTGTTATAAAGGCTTTATCTGGAATGGAAAGGATTCTATTTTTGCCTTAACGGCCAGACTATGTCCGTCAGTGGAATGCATGAACTCTGATCATGTCTGATCATCTCGTCTTGATTTAATTGCACTTTCGTTGCCATGGTATCAGACGACTGTGAGTGAATTCTATTCTTTTATGCTTCTGTATAAGTTAATTTCCTCTGCTTCCTTCCAGGTCCAGCTCCCGGGGATGAAGTGGGTGGATAATCACAAACCGGTCTTCATGGTGGATCTGGTGGCTGCTTCGTCTGTGCACACACAGGTCCGGTACTCGCTGATATGACTCATAAGAAGTGCACTGGGGGCCTTGTAGCTGGTATCAGGGAACTTACTGACGCACTGGGGGCCTTGTAACTGGTAGCCGGGAACTTACTGACGCACTGGGGGCCTTGTAGCTGGTATCAGGGAACTTACTGACGCACTGGGGGCCTTGTAACTGGTATCGGGGACCTTACTGACGCACTGGGGGCCTTGTAACTGGTAGCCGGGAACTTACTGACGCACTGGGGGCCTTGTAACTGGTAGCCGGGAACTTACTTACGCACTGGGGGCCTTGTAACTGGTAGCGGGGAACTTACTGACGCACTGGGGGCCTTGTAACTGGTATCATGGAACTTACTGATGCACTGGGGGACATAGTGGACCTTGTATCGGATATGCAGGATATTACTTGGCCATAGTGAACCTTGTATCTGATATGCAGGATATTACTGGGACATAGTGGACAATCTAATTGATGGCAGATATCAGTTAGACTTAGCGGTCTACTTTGTAGCTAATTGAGGTGGATGTGACCCTGTTTAAACGCAGGGCACATTGATTCCAGGACCCCTGACAAGGACATCGGGAATCTGAGCTTTGGTAATGGTGTTCTTGGTGAGATGCAGAAGGACCTTGTTACAGAGTACAACTTTCACATTGAGACATTTGATAGCTCGTACAGACTGGGCTCTTGCAGTGCACAATATTCTTGTGTTTTACAAATCTAGATTAATAATGGTTGTGATAATTGTCTCTTCTGAGACACAAGAAGCTGGAATCCTATGTTTCCCTGATCTCGTGCTGTCATGTGGTCGTCTTCTTCCTCCATCCAGGCTTCTAGTTTAGAATGATCgcggttctctctctctctctgtaggaCCCCAACCTGGACAAGTTCTTCACTCTGGTGCAGGTGCTGGAGGAGCAGAGTTTTCCCTTCCGACTAAaggatgtcatcatcacagaaaGTAACGTGGAGTCAGAGCTAAAAAGTAGTATGGGGAACCTGCGTCTGGCCGCTTTGGGACCCGCGGTCTGCTTCTGTCACCAGCTCCTGGACAAGCTGATCCTACTCATCGTCAGGCCTCCGGTTATCGGGGGACAGATTGGTTAGTACCGGCCAAACTATCTCTTTCCGTCTTCTAGGAGACATCTACTTATGTTCCTAGTCTTCATTTTTTCTCTTGTTCTACTTATCTGTACTCTGTTTTGTTACCACCCCTCTTCCCCCCCATCGTTCTCGTGTCTCCTGCCTGTTCCTTCCATGTCAGTCACTCTCTCTACATGACCTAAATTTGCTCTGTGGTTGTTGCTGTTCCCCTGTATTTACAGTCAACTTGGGCCGGGCAGCCTTCGAGGTAGTTGCTCTGTTGGTAAGCCAAGTTCACCGGACCCTGGAAGGATCTCAGGATCAACATGGCAGGAATGGTCTACTGGCATCGTATCTGCACTACGCCTTCCACCTGCCCAGCGATATGCCGTCCCAGCTGCACAGCTGTAAGTATCACTTCTAGGTGTTGGCTAAAATTATATAAACCCTCAAGTCACATTTCTGTATGTGAAGAACATGTTACActtcaattaaataattaaaggccgacatttattaaaaaaaaaaatcctttgttTTATATAGAATTTTTCTAGTAAGAAACCAAAAATTAAAGTGTATAATAGTTATTTCCTTACAATACATGTATTGGTGGGCAGATCTGACTTATTAAACAAGGGTACCACCATGGCAGTGTGAGTGGagtttagatgttgcctatagcaaccaatcagattcttgctatcatttatttagtacattctacaaaatgacagctagaatctgattggttgcttacaggcaacatctccactttttcaatcccacagtttagtaaatataccccctaggacTTCTTTTCTTAACGTTTTATTTAGGGGAAAAATGTGAGCTCAACCATAATTAGCATGCAAGTAAGATAATGGGGCTCAATTACAAAGCTCAAAATCCCAGAGCTGCCCAGCGGTTATATGTGCAAGTGCTCTTGTGTTTGTCAGTGGGAACGCCAATTATCAGGTCTTTGTAAAGAGCCCGGTAGATTGGGAGAAGCCTACGTTAGTTTGCGGACGCTCCAGGAAAATCATATGctgaaaacaatttaaatagaAGTCCAAACTATTTTCACTTTAGGGCCGTCCCCTTAATTAAATTCAAGTTTTATGATATTTtactaaaatactgctctgtttaTCCTCATTtctgagtgaggggacattgagaCTGTCTGTCCAAAGAGCCTCCCATTATAGgtataggacagtgttggctagcctgtgacactccaggtgttgtgaaactacaagtcccagcatgctttgccaatatatagcagcttattgctggaagggtatgctgggacttgtagtttcacaacacctggagtgtcacaggttagccaacactggtataggagGAGGCCTGATTTACACCACATGCAACCAGCGGAAGAATCTGGTCATTTTGCGGGGGGAGAAAATTGCTGTGTGCAGCCTGTAAAATTAGGAATGCCTCACTGAGTGCACATCTCCACCCCCACCAGCTAAATAGTCCTGTCCCACAGAGCTAATTGTTGTGTTTTTTCCAACTTCAGTGCAAACCTAATCTGTATGTAGCATAACACTTGCTGAGCGCCTCCCTTTGGAAAGAGAGAACTTTTTCCACCCTCACAGGGGTTGACATTATGGCTCGCGTATCCATGCGGATTTCCGTAAAATCAGACGCTCTCGCGTTAATGTGTGATGTCACCAATGAGCTTTTGTGCTTCAAATTTGCGAGGTTAAGAATAAggcaaatgaaaaaaattatctgATTCAGAACACATGTGCACCTAAAAGGCatcaaacaaatgtttaaataaacTGAAATTGCAACACTGCCACCTGCAGGCTGAAAGACTGTATTGCAAAACAGTAATATGTCATGTAAACTGGATTTACTGAACGTTAAATCCACTAGCTAATTGTCTGAAAGCAGGCTTAGATGGAGAAGATCCACAGTTATGGAGCAAGCAGATGAAAGTATCATAAGCAACCAAAGGAGGAAAGCCCTGTGTTCCCCAATGACTTATACGACAAAATAATTTATCAATTCGTTTTCCTGTTCTCATGTGTTACAATGGGGAACGTAGAAACGGCTGAAGACCCAAAAGCCGCCTTCAAGAACTAACTGGGTGTGAACTACAAGAAGCAACGCCAACCAGACACCACTGGCCACAGCACCTTGACAGACAAGGTTGCCACCCTGGATCCCTGTATGGCTG
This genomic interval carries:
- the ANGPTL8 gene encoding angiopoietin-like protein 8, with the translated sequence MLVLLLLALPLCLGDEQTKPALQEEVDVLVYGTLQLGQAMRDTYSSTAKKLHRIVGKQGQQEQTIGRLQEKISKARQERRRLYKEVGRLQREDHERRTTSNRIEGDLQEIRRGYVELQRRIHDLEKGVQVQEGIIPGLKDRVDQHGLILQVLNQEHMRQEKQMTKQKEQLIYILKRASAIGRR